A window of Pirellula sp. SH-Sr6A contains these coding sequences:
- a CDS encoding MotA/TolQ/ExbB proton channel family protein produces the protein MQEYVLSLFYQISQYLLFPILIGMSLAGLWLVFQTGLTLRQALDRWMTGASWCQYIDGVRKRVVSPEAWPHEARFPLHRWVAHRSKSTHDIEVFVRDAEVMVHRKLSRLQVLVRTGPMLGLVGTLLPLGPALEGLAHSDIGALGEHMNIAFTMTVFGIMIGALAYALFILHRSWAEKDLADLDLIHSLGNLSPALQSGANHDEEDSALGSGSRRRSAQRSC, from the coding sequence ATGCAAGAATACGTTCTATCCCTCTTCTACCAAATCTCGCAGTATCTGCTCTTTCCAATCCTGATCGGAATGTCGCTTGCGGGTTTATGGCTTGTCTTCCAAACCGGCTTGACCCTTCGGCAAGCCCTCGACCGTTGGATGACTGGCGCATCTTGGTGTCAGTACATCGATGGAGTTCGCAAGAGGGTGGTCTCGCCCGAGGCGTGGCCTCACGAGGCTCGATTCCCCCTCCATCGATGGGTTGCTCACCGCAGTAAAAGTACGCACGATATCGAGGTTTTCGTCCGAGACGCGGAAGTGATGGTCCATCGAAAGCTGAGTCGATTGCAGGTCCTGGTAAGAACCGGGCCGATGCTCGGTTTGGTAGGTACACTCCTTCCTCTGGGCCCCGCGCTCGAAGGCCTTGCCCATTCCGACATCGGAGCGCTCGGTGAACATATGAATATCGCCTTCACGATGACCGTTTTCGGCATCATGATCGGCGCGCTCGCATACGCCTTGTTCATCCTTCATCGCTCTTGGGCGGAAAAGGATCTCGCGGATCTGGATTTGATCCACTCGCTCGGTAATCTCTCTCCCGCATTGCAGTCAGGAGCCAATCATGACGAAGAAGACTCGGCGCTGGGATCTGGATCGAGAAGAAGATCCGCTCAGCGGTCTTGTTAA
- a CDS encoding DUF2149 domain-containing protein has translation MTKKTRRWDLDREEDPLSGLVNLFDLWIVVVIALILVLAKSAQQVPSMQSRVDDPFAATKDSLPIETFRATDSELTGKGTRLGTAYRLESGEIVYTPD, from the coding sequence ATGACGAAGAAGACTCGGCGCTGGGATCTGGATCGAGAAGAAGATCCGCTCAGCGGTCTTGTTAACCTATTCGACTTATGGATTGTTGTTGTCATCGCGTTGATCCTCGTTCTGGCCAAGTCGGCACAGCAAGTCCCGAGCATGCAATCGCGAGTCGATGACCCATTCGCGGCAACCAAAGACTCCCTTCCTATCGAAACCTTTCGGGCAACCGATTCCGAATTGACAGGGAAAGGAACGCGTCTTGGAACCGCTTACCGATTGGAGTCTGGAGAAATTGTTTACACACCCGATTAG
- the ygiD gene encoding 4,5-DOPA dioxygenase extradiol, whose amino-acid sequence MKRRILLQMGNASLAMGKLAALEAMADTLPKTDTMPGLFVGHGSPMNAVEENEFVRGFREIARSIPKPEAILCISAHWFVDGTKVTAMEKPRTIHDFGGFPPELYGIQYPAPGNSTLAGLAAEMAKPTPVDLDLSWGLDHGAWTVAMHMYPEADVPIVQLSVDRKLAPHGHFELGARLNALRSRGVLILGSGNIVHNLRLVDFQSFHRKNYGFDWAIEAREFVNRCIQSGSYQPLWEVAERNRAMQLAVPTPEHFLPLLYILGLKHDPANHRLFNDEMLAGSLSMTSLKVF is encoded by the coding sequence TTGAAACGAAGGATACTACTGCAAATGGGAAATGCGTCGCTCGCGATGGGAAAATTAGCTGCATTGGAGGCCATGGCGGATACACTCCCGAAGACCGACACTATGCCCGGCCTGTTTGTCGGTCACGGTAGCCCCATGAATGCGGTCGAGGAAAATGAGTTTGTACGAGGCTTCCGAGAGATCGCACGTTCGATCCCCAAGCCCGAAGCGATTTTGTGTATTTCGGCTCACTGGTTTGTCGATGGCACCAAAGTCACTGCGATGGAAAAGCCTCGCACGATTCACGATTTCGGCGGATTCCCTCCCGAGCTCTACGGGATCCAATATCCTGCGCCGGGTAATTCGACTCTTGCTGGTTTAGCCGCAGAGATGGCGAAACCCACTCCGGTGGACTTGGATCTCAGCTGGGGCTTGGATCATGGTGCCTGGACCGTTGCGATGCACATGTATCCTGAAGCGGACGTTCCGATCGTTCAGCTTAGCGTTGATCGGAAGCTTGCACCGCACGGGCATTTCGAGTTAGGTGCACGACTCAATGCGCTTCGCAGTCGAGGCGTCTTGATCCTTGGCAGCGGCAATATCGTTCACAACTTGCGGTTGGTGGATTTCCAGAGTTTTCACCGGAAGAACTACGGATTTGATTGGGCGATCGAAGCTCGCGAATTCGTCAATCGCTGTATTCAAAGCGGGAGTTACCAACCTTTATGGGAGGTCGCCGAGCGGAATCGGGCGATGCAATTAGCGGTGCCGACTCCCGAGCACTTTTTGCCGCTGCTCTATATCTTGGGGCTAAAACATGACCCCGCAAATCATCGGTTGTTCAATGATGAGATGCTGGCGGGGAGTCTGAGCATGACGTCGCTGAAGGTATTTTAA
- a CDS encoding DUF1559 domain-containing protein — translation MLRVSKIRRGFTLVELLVVIAIIGILVGLLLPAVQAAREAARRMQCSNNLKQIGLAIHNYETAFKALPAGCNGITNAAGTNFNGHGWTWHASLLPYIEQTNLYDAIQGPDGMGNELGGTTSGKPLVVKANVVPLFWCPSQPDVRNGAQKDGYQPSNYNGNMGTRIGNGNDDCICTGVATLADMMSNPWGCMNGNGVFYVRSKTKFSDVSDGLSNTIFVSEVPDSGGNAMGGFGAGADRKAMFSGGADSNPPTEMTEFLIAAEGNDPINGGAEEAAGSWHTGGAHFLIGDGSIQFFSENMDMKTYQAISTRNGGESASFTE, via the coding sequence ATGCTGAGAGTATCCAAGATTCGTCGCGGATTTACCCTTGTTGAGTTGCTGGTTGTCATTGCCATCATCGGGATTTTGGTCGGACTTTTGTTGCCAGCCGTTCAAGCGGCACGCGAAGCGGCAAGGCGAATGCAATGTTCGAATAACCTCAAACAAATCGGACTCGCCATCCATAATTACGAAACAGCCTTCAAAGCCTTGCCAGCAGGTTGCAATGGTATCACCAATGCAGCAGGGACCAACTTCAACGGCCACGGATGGACTTGGCATGCCAGCCTGTTGCCGTACATCGAACAGACGAATCTCTATGACGCGATTCAAGGTCCCGACGGAATGGGGAATGAACTCGGCGGTACGACTTCCGGTAAACCACTAGTGGTCAAAGCGAATGTCGTGCCTTTGTTCTGGTGCCCATCTCAGCCAGACGTCCGCAATGGTGCGCAGAAAGATGGCTACCAACCGTCCAACTACAACGGCAACATGGGGACGCGCATTGGCAACGGAAACGATGACTGCATTTGCACCGGAGTGGCTACTCTGGCCGATATGATGTCCAATCCATGGGGCTGCATGAACGGCAATGGGGTCTTCTACGTCCGAAGCAAAACGAAGTTCAGCGATGTGTCGGATGGCTTGTCGAATACCATCTTCGTCAGCGAAGTACCTGACTCGGGCGGAAATGCGATGGGTGGCTTCGGCGCAGGTGCGGATCGAAAAGCCATGTTTTCGGGTGGGGCAGACTCCAATCCTCCCACGGAAATGACCGAGTTTCTCATCGCTGCTGAAGGTAACGACCCTATCAACGGCGGTGCGGAAGAAGCGGCAGGAAGCTGGCACACCGGCGGAGCGCATTTCTTGATTGGTGACGGAAGTATTCAATTCTTTTCTGAGAATATGGACATGAAAACCTACCAAGCGATTAGCACTCGCAATGGCGGGGAGTCCGCTAGCTTCACCGAGTAG